One [Limnothrix rosea] IAM M-220 genomic window carries:
- a CDS encoding vitamin K epoxide reductase family protein, with protein sequence MVRRRSQPWIHQWSRPIIGAIAILGFCLTTYLTLTRLLGQSVACGTEAAASCSDVLSSPYATVFGLPLSLFGAIAYLGMSGFALAPLAISIEDNKKLRTKLEEWTWLFLLVGAVTMSIFSGYLMYILFAKIGGLCLYCIASATFSAAFLILVLTGRVWEDWGEVFLIAFVVAIITVISTLGIFNSIERGIQGNIPIYNEAGKEVISTAPPRSPQPPDGWEVTTTSGESEIALAEHLANIGAKKFGAYWCPHCYEQKQLFGPEAFEKIDYIECAADGKNAQPQVCAAAGLEGFPTWDVDGQRYSGTQTLEQLAEASGYEGPQDFKYALSR encoded by the coding sequence ATGGTACGCAGACGTTCCCAGCCTTGGATTCATCAATGGTCCCGCCCGATAATTGGGGCGATCGCCATTCTTGGTTTTTGTCTTACCACCTATCTCACCCTGACACGACTCCTCGGCCAATCAGTCGCCTGTGGAACCGAAGCTGCCGCTAGTTGTAGCGATGTACTATCTAGTCCCTATGCCACAGTCTTTGGTTTACCCCTCTCCCTATTTGGGGCGATCGCCTATTTAGGCATGTCAGGATTTGCCCTTGCGCCCCTAGCCATCAGCATTGAAGACAATAAAAAACTCCGCACCAAACTAGAAGAATGGACATGGCTATTTTTACTAGTCGGCGCTGTCACCATGAGTATCTTCAGTGGCTATCTGATGTACATACTCTTCGCCAAAATTGGCGGCCTGTGCCTTTACTGCATTGCCTCAGCCACATTTTCCGCCGCCTTCCTCATCCTCGTACTCACCGGAAGAGTCTGGGAAGACTGGGGTGAAGTTTTCCTCATCGCCTTTGTCGTTGCCATCATCACAGTCATCAGTACCCTCGGTATTTTCAACAGTATTGAGCGGGGCATTCAAGGAAATATCCCCATTTACAACGAAGCCGGCAAAGAAGTGATTAGCACCGCGCCTCCCCGTTCACCACAGCCCCCCGACGGCTGGGAAGTCACAACAACCTCAGGCGAATCAGAAATTGCACTAGCAGAACACCTCGCTAACATTGGCGCTAAAAAATTTGGTGCCTACTGGTGTCCCCACTGTTACGAGCAAAAACAACTCTTTGGACCAGAAGCCTTCGAGAAAATCGATTACATTGAATGTGCAGCCGATGGAAAAAATGCCCAACCTCAAGTCTGCGCAGCAGCTGGTCTCGAAGGATTTCCGACATGGGACGTGGACGGTCAACGCTATTCTGGCACCCAAACCCTAGAACAGCTAGCTGAAGCCTCAGGCTACGAAGGCCCACAGGATTTCAAATATGCTTTATCTCGTTAA
- the btpA gene encoding photosystem I biogenesis protein BtpA, with protein sequence MDLKHLFQTENPILGVVHLLPLPTSARWGGNLRQVMDRAEQEATALAAGGIDGIIVENFFDAPFTKSQVDPATIAAMTLIMDRLSGLVTVPLGLNVLRNDAKSAMAIAACTGAKFIRVNVLTGVMATDQGLIEGNAHELLKYRRELDAEVAILADVLVKHAHPISTPNLTAAIHDTVERGLADAVILSGWATGHAPKMDDIKDARKNAGDTPLLIGSGATWENIGNLLQIADGAIVASSLKRHGKISQPIDPLRVSQFMESAEQGIKIRQMRQKQFA encoded by the coding sequence GTGGATCTCAAACACCTTTTCCAAACCGAAAATCCTATCCTCGGCGTTGTTCATTTACTGCCTTTACCCACCTCGGCGCGCTGGGGAGGCAATCTACGTCAAGTAATGGATCGCGCCGAACAAGAAGCAACCGCCCTCGCCGCTGGTGGTATTGACGGCATTATCGTTGAAAATTTTTTTGATGCACCGTTCACGAAAAGTCAGGTGGATCCCGCGACGATCGCCGCGATGACGTTGATAATGGATCGTCTGTCGGGCTTGGTGACGGTTCCCCTTGGTTTGAATGTGCTGCGTAATGATGCAAAAAGTGCCATGGCGATCGCCGCTTGTACTGGCGCAAAATTTATTCGAGTCAATGTCCTTACGGGAGTAATGGCAACGGATCAAGGCCTCATCGAAGGCAACGCCCACGAACTTTTAAAATATCGCCGCGAGTTAGATGCAGAGGTTGCGATTTTGGCCGATGTCCTCGTGAAACATGCCCACCCCATCAGTACCCCAAACCTCACCGCTGCTATCCATGACACCGTTGAAAGAGGCCTAGCCGACGCTGTGATCTTGTCCGGTTGGGCCACGGGCCATGCTCCCAAAATGGATGATATTAAAGATGCCCGCAAAAATGCTGGGGATACCCCACTGTTGATTGGCAGTGGAGCAACCTGGGAAAATATCGGTAACCTCTTACAAATTGCCGATGGGGCGATCGTTGCCAGTTCCCTTAAGCGCCACGGCAAAATTTCCCAGCCCATCGATCCATTGCGGGTCTCACAATTTATGGAATCTGCCGAACAGGGTATTAAAATTCGTCAAATGCGCCAGAAACAATTTGCCTAG
- a CDS encoding metallothionein translates to MATATQIKCDCPTCTCGVDLASAVKKDGKNYCSDACANGHPDGAGCGHAGCNCGN, encoded by the coding sequence ATGGCAACTGCAACTCAAATCAAATGCGATTGTCCGACTTGTACCTGTGGTGTTGATCTAGCTTCAGCGGTCAAAAAAGACGGCAAAAATTACTGTAGTGACGCTTGCGCCAATGGTCATCCTGATGGGGCGGGTTGTGGTCATGCGGGCTGCAACTGTGGCAACTAG
- a CDS encoding ArsR/SmtB family transcription factor: protein MNDSDVERVKPCCEEFAVWPIQQLLSREKAQRMAEFFGVLGDPNRWRILSALALQSMRVRDLAAAVEMSESAVSHQLRILRTMRLVRYEKQGRNVFYSLKDAHIYNLYREASEHLDEPPDA from the coding sequence ATGAATGATTCTGATGTTGAACGAGTAAAACCCTGTTGTGAAGAATTTGCAGTTTGGCCGATCCAGCAGCTGCTCAGTCGGGAGAAAGCCCAGCGTATGGCCGAATTTTTTGGGGTGTTGGGTGATCCAAATCGTTGGCGTATTTTGTCGGCCTTAGCATTGCAGTCCATGCGGGTCAGGGATTTGGCGGCAGCGGTGGAAATGAGTGAGTCCGCAGTCTCTCACCAGCTAAGAATTTTGCGCACCATGCGATTAGTGCGTTACGAAAAGCAGGGGCGTAATGTTTTTTATAGCTTGAAAGATGCCCACATTTACAATCTTTACCGTGAGGCTTCTGAGCACCTCGATGAGCCTCCTGATGCCTAG
- a CDS encoding cysteine synthase A: protein MNIRDGFVGTVGNTPLIRLNSFSEETGCEILGKAEFLNPGGSVKDRAALFIIKDAEERGLLKPGGTVVEGTAGNTGIGLVHICNAKGYKCVIVIPETQSKEKIDLLRTLGAEVITVPAVPYANPNNYVKWSKRLAEETENAIWANQFDNLANRRAHYETTGPEIWTQTDGKIDAWTAATGTGGTYAGTALYLKEQNPDVKCVVADPMGSVLYSYVKDGKLEKEGNSVTEGIGQGRITANMEDVPLDDAVRVTDPEALKVVYQLLRKDGLFMGGSVGINVGAAYKIAKDMGPGHTIVTVLCDSGARYQSRLFNDEWLASKGLSAG, encoded by the coding sequence ATGAATATTCGAGACGGTTTTGTCGGAACAGTCGGAAATACCCCCCTCATTCGCCTCAACAGTTTTAGCGAAGAAACAGGCTGTGAAATTTTAGGAAAAGCAGAATTTCTTAACCCCGGCGGCTCCGTCAAAGATCGTGCCGCTTTGTTTATCATTAAAGACGCAGAAGAGCGGGGACTCCTCAAGCCCGGTGGCACGGTTGTTGAAGGTACGGCAGGCAATACAGGTATTGGTTTAGTCCATATTTGTAATGCCAAGGGCTATAAGTGTGTCATTGTGATTCCCGAAACCCAGTCCAAAGAAAAAATTGATTTGCTCCGCACCCTAGGGGCAGAAGTGATCACCGTGCCGGCAGTGCCCTACGCCAACCCCAATAACTATGTGAAATGGTCTAAGCGCTTAGCGGAAGAAACAGAAAATGCCATTTGGGCAAATCAGTTTGATAATCTTGCGAATCGCCGCGCCCATTATGAAACCACTGGCCCTGAAATCTGGACGCAAACAGACGGCAAAATTGATGCTTGGACAGCGGCAACGGGTACAGGTGGAACCTATGCGGGTACTGCGCTTTATTTAAAAGAGCAAAATCCTGATGTGAAATGTGTGGTGGCTGACCCGATGGGTAGTGTGCTCTACAGCTATGTCAAAGATGGCAAGCTGGAAAAGGAAGGCAATTCGGTGACGGAAGGGATTGGCCAAGGTCGCATTACCGCCAATATGGAAGATGTGCCGCTGGATGATGCGGTACGAGTGACTGATCCTGAAGCGCTAAAAGTGGTTTATCAGCTGCTGCGCAAAGATGGTCTGTTTATGGGTGGTTCTGTGGGGATTAATGTCGGCGCGGCTTACAAAATTGCGAAGGATATGGGGCCGGGACATACGATTGTGACAGTGCTTTGTGATAGTGGTGCGCGGTATCAATCTCGTCTGTTTAATGATGAATGGCTTGCGAGTAAGGGTTTGTCTGCGGGTTAA
- a CDS encoding DUF3370 domain-containing protein, with translation MFFFPELLIAQTPVEVVRPQEVRVLPGQLNSVPVFNSNSPEKVLGEGILLSTFPADGKENPEAHLDYAFGGRFDLFAHHVAHAQDPEDLRSLHVGAIAYNPSEEPVTIYFLTGASYLSQPDAPFFDIEPYQLNPQGNVFAGPGSRVMSDVLRDRRQSIFPQSMTIAPKSYGMLIDLPIPVRELEPPLNGRSTYLELYSDAPVYLASLALFEKENPDGSYRAPTLEEWQETLISGELSTPRDRPPTVPGAEGGIIYGRVAGVSLGAGWKTQIYDTEQWDLTIPAAGETFSYGISTLVGGTHGTGQVQTAPMIRRYDDTAYAAHGNYGVHYDLTLPLYNPTTETQMVNVALETPIKQSATNEALRFFEPLPTATFFRGTVQISYKDDAGFPRTKYVHLVQKRGQEGQPLVQLEMPAGDRRFVNVQLRYPPDATPPQVLTIATEAPRLE, from the coding sequence ATGTTCTTTTTTCCTGAACTACTGATTGCTCAAACGCCCGTTGAAGTTGTGCGCCCGCAGGAAGTGCGGGTTTTGCCGGGGCAACTTAACTCAGTACCTGTTTTTAATAGCAATAGTCCGGAAAAGGTGCTTGGTGAAGGGATTTTGCTCTCCACATTTCCGGCTGATGGGAAAGAAAATCCTGAGGCTCACCTTGATTATGCTTTTGGGGGACGGTTTGATCTGTTTGCCCACCATGTTGCCCATGCCCAAGATCCGGAGGATTTACGCAGTCTCCATGTGGGGGCGATCGCCTACAATCCCAGCGAAGAACCAGTCACGATTTATTTTTTAACGGGAGCAAGTTACCTAAGTCAGCCCGATGCGCCATTTTTTGATATCGAACCCTATCAGCTAAATCCCCAGGGCAATGTTTTTGCCGGGCCCGGTAGCCGGGTCATGAGTGATGTGTTGCGCGATCGCCGCCAAAGTATTTTTCCCCAATCGATGACCATTGCACCGAAAAGCTATGGGATGTTGATCGATTTGCCAATTCCTGTGCGAGAACTCGAACCACCGCTCAATGGCAGATCCACTTATCTAGAACTTTATAGCGACGCTCCAGTTTATCTGGCGAGTTTGGCACTTTTTGAAAAGGAAAATCCCGATGGTTCTTACCGTGCGCCAACTCTTGAAGAATGGCAGGAAACCCTAATTTCCGGTGAACTTTCTACCCCCCGCGATCGCCCTCCCACCGTTCCCGGCGCAGAAGGTGGCATTATCTATGGCAGAGTCGCAGGCGTGTCCCTTGGTGCGGGCTGGAAAACCCAAATTTACGATACAGAACAATGGGATCTCACCATTCCCGCAGCAGGCGAAACCTTTTCCTATGGCATTAGCACGCTAGTGGGCGGAACCCACGGTACAGGCCAAGTACAAACCGCCCCGATGATCCGCCGTTACGACGACACCGCCTACGCCGCCCATGGTAACTATGGCGTTCATTATGATTTAACGCTGCCGCTATATAATCCCACCACTGAAACTCAGATGGTGAATGTTGCTCTAGAAACACCGATTAAGCAAAGCGCAACCAATGAAGCTCTCAGATTTTTTGAACCCCTACCAACCGCCACTTTTTTCCGAGGCACAGTACAAATTAGCTATAAAGATGACGCAGGTTTTCCACGCACAAAATATGTCCATCTCGTGCAAAAGCGCGGCCAAGAAGGTCAACCCCTTGTGCAGTTAGAGATGCCCGCCGGCGATCGCCGCTTTGTTAATGTCCAGTTGCGCTATCCCCCCGACGCTACCCCGCCCCAAGTTTTAACCA